The segment GATTTACATAATTTAACAGTTGGGTTGTTTCTCTTTTTTAGTACAAGAAGCACTAAAAATACTTGGAGTCAGCCTCCCACAAACATCTACACCTGCAGCAGCATCACCAGGGCCTAGATCAACAGGACCAGTCAGTCGTCTCCCTGGCACTCCAGACAGTATCGCTATTGTTAAAGAGTTCCCGCAGAGATACCGGCGACGGGAACTTGCGCTAGACGAAATGGATTATATTCAGGTTAGCAGTGATAGGATAAATTCTTATTGCCATGTGTTCACAACCAGGGTTCCAAACAAATGATTATAGATTAACAGTTCTCTTTTTTGCATATTCTTAAGTGCTTGCTGGGGATATGGTCCAATGATTATTTAAACCATATTTCTAAAAACATATTTCTGCAACATACTCAAAAACTGGTACAGAGACATATCTACCACTGTGTTACAACActtaataatgacatttttttcaatcatttgggaactgaggatcttgattaataataataataataataatacattttatttatatagcgcttttcaagatactcaaagacgctttacataagacaaataatcaaaacaaatacgtacatacaccatacaaatcatagtacaaaatcaaaatagtacatcaacatcaagaataattaagataaaaacaaagagagcagcataagacagttcattaaaaattagctaaattatgagagagaacaacaaatatagaacaatttcttaaaattagacagaaacaggacagatttacatgcaatcaggaaactgaaaactttacaagttttaggatctaggacttcacatttctgtcgtgatctaagtataaaaactattaaaaagaatagcaaaaataaaagcatttattttgtgttgttacaagttaaatgccactctgaatagatgagttttgagaagtgacttgaatttggacaggtcaggacaatctcgtaggtgtttggggagagcattccataaagatggagcagctatggaaaaggccctgtcaccccaggtccggtgcttggtcctagagggtatggacagtaggttagcctcagaagagcgaaggctacgggagggaatgtgctgatggagcaggtcggtgaggtaggatggggcctgattatggagagctttgtgagtgaatagaagaattttgaattgaatgcgttgagcaacgggaagccaatgaagtttttgtagaacaggtgtaatatgatcacgggagcgagtatgagtaaggaggcgagcagctgaattctggatatactgaagtttttttaggattttgttagatgtaccataaaggatgctattgcaataatcaattctggatgtaataaaagcatgaatcaaggtttcggcggcagaaaaggagagtgatggacgtagacgtgctatgttttttagatgaaagaaagcagttttggtgatgtgatttacatggcggtcaaaagagaggttgctatcaaaaattacaccaagatttcggatgttagaagacggagacaaagtgtcattatcaatggtaatttgaaaattttttgtggtttttgccagggttgtaggacctacgatgatcatatctgatttttcacagtttaatttgaggaaattagctttcatccacaatttcatttcagtgatgcaatttgtcagagtggagtgaagttcagtattaatggatttggaggagatgtaaagctgaatatcatcagcatagcagtggaaatgtaaaccatgccgacgtatgatgtcaccaagggggagcatataaagaataaacaaaaggggacctaacactgagccttggggaacgccttgggacagtggagcaatggcagaactacaattgttgatattaacaaactgttgtctgtttatgagatatgaccttaaccacaaaagggcagtaccagtgatgttgacagaggattcaaggcaggacagaagaatggagtgattaatggtgtcaaaagctgcagtaagatcaaggaggacgagaatattaatttgtccagagtctgaggaaagaagaaggtcatttgtgactttgaggagggctgactcagtgctgtgctgggggcggaaaccagactgaaatgattcaaatagattattggaatttaggtgatctttgagctgtgaggcaacaacacgttccagtattttcgacagaaatggaagattggaaatgggccgaaagttactcataatgttagagtcaagtccaggttttttaagtatgggagtaacagcagccaatttgagtgattgagggactgagccagaactaagagaggaattgattatctctgtgataagtgatgagataactggaaaacaacccttaacaagttttgatggagcaggatccaaaacacaagtggagcttcgcatccctgttaagatctcagataggtccaaaagagacacaggtgagaactgagacagaggctgggtaataaa is part of the Trichomycterus rosablanca isolate fTriRos1 chromosome 7, fTriRos1.hap1, whole genome shotgun sequence genome and harbors:
- the kgd4 gene encoding 28S ribosomal protein S36, mitochondrial → MGSKVSSGKMAAVSRVVQAVRPHVPLMKFPNRQDIQKPNVQEALKILGVSLPQTSTPAAASPGPRSTGPVSRLPGTPDSIAIVKEFPQRYRRRELALDEMDYIQRGGPE